The DNA region CAGACCATCCTTGAAATGCCCACGAAATCCATGGTAGCAGAAAATGACATCCCTGCGCTCATCGGAAACAACATGGCGGAAAATTCCGGCTTGAGCGTGGGAGATTATATCACCGTCCGCTGGCGGGATGCCAACGGCACCTACGACGCCGCGGACGTTCGAATTGCGCACATTATGGAGACCATCGTCCAGTCGGTGGATAACGGACAGATCTGGCTGCCGCTGGATCGAATCTATACGATGACCGGCATGGAAGACGAAGCCACACTGATTGTCCGCGGAGAGGGCGCCGCAAATATCACCGCAGCCGGAAACTGGATTTTCAGGGATATCGGATTTCTGACCAGGGAAATCGACGAAATCCAGGACATGTCCGATTCCTCGCTCTCCATCATGTACTTCTTCCTGCTGGGCATGGGATTGCTGGCGGTATTCGATACCCAGGTGCTCTCCCTCTGGCGGCGCCGGAAGGAGATGGGCACCCTCATGGCGCTGGGCATGACCCGTGGAACGCTCATCCGGCTTTTCACATTGGAGGGCGCTCTACACGCCATCCTGGCGATACTGGTCGGCGCGGTCTGGGGACTTCCGCTGTTGACCTGGTTCGCCCGCACCGGATTTACCATGCCTGAATACGTGGAAGACTACGGTATGGCGCTGGGACGAACTATGTATCCGACCTACGGGGCCGGACTGGTCATGGGAACGATTATCCTGGTCTTTATCACGGTAACAATCGTGAGTTACCTGCCGACCCGGAAGATTGCCAAGCTGGAGCCGACCGACGCGCTCAGGGGGAAATTCTCATGACCTGGTTTCTCCTGAAAGGCTTACTCCGGGATCGCTCCCGAAGCCTGTTTCCGCTGC from Candidatus Neomarinimicrobiota bacterium includes:
- a CDS encoding FtsX-like permease family protein; this translates as MVTLQLAWKNTIGAGIRTWLNVIVLSVAFVTIIGMQGLYTGMLDRARDAMIRMELGAGQFWHSEYDPYDPFALTESHGPIPTNLQNDVARGDAVPILITQGSIFPEGRIKPILLKGIPPEQTILEMPTKSMVAENDIPALIGNNMAENSGLSVGDYITVRWRDANGTYDAADVRIAHIMETIVQSVDNGQIWLPLDRIYTMTGMEDEATLIVRGEGAANITAAGNWIFRDIGFLTREIDEIQDMSDSSLSIMYFFLLGMGLLAVFDTQVLSLWRRRKEMGTLMALGMTRGTLIRLFTLEGALHAILAILVGAVWGLPLLTWFARTGFTMPEYVEDYGMALGRTMYPTYGAGLVMGTIILVFITVTIVSYLPTRKIAKLEPTDALRGKFS